The DNA segment GCTGCCTCCGAAGGAGCAGCATATGCTATTTATAATAACTGGTCCGACGCGAATCGACTCCGAGTGGGTGGCGACTGGCAAGGCGAACGTCTGACGATCGTTCCGGTGTTGTACCGAAATGCGACTCaccgtgagattacgactcccctacttctgattggttcttTCTCTTAGgctgctgctttgtgattggtccctatctctaaatcccGCCCCCACACCGAATCTTAACCATAACCTTCGTTggggaaaacaggggagtcgtaatTTCACGGGGAGTCggattttgatacaacaccggcgtgttcatgtgggaaagtaacgacacgtgcataccctctattagcGAACTGTTTCTACAACTGTTATAATAACGCGAAACGTCTCAGAGTGAGAGGCGGGGCTATAGAGGAGCTACAATAATGAGTTTTTTCCTCCTTAAAACGCATAAAAACACATTGTATTGTACCAAAAACAATCATGttatatgactcctttaaaccaaaacaagtaataaaaaataattcaattacAGGCTAAGTTACATATACATGTTAACGCATAGGCCTATTGATAATGGGAAATAACTGAAGTTTTTGAGTCCACATAACGGCTTTAAGATTCAATACTTCCAGGGTCCATCTTCATGACAATAAACTCACCTGCGGATTGGAGTAATGCTACCACAGATCCAGCTATGACCCCTCCTCCGTTAGCCACAGCTGCAGCTGACATCATGGAGGAGGCAATAGAACCTGCAGCAATTCCTCCAGCAGTGAAACCAACTGCCGCTAGAACTACAGGGGCAGCAACAACTGTTGTGGCTACAAAACAAGGCAACAATAAACTTGCTGGTTTAGATAAATAGATCTATATATGccaataaataacaataataatagctATTCTGTTGCATAAAATTGCACAGTTTTACACTTTCATCTCTTATGTCGTCTTTAAAAATTCAGAATTTGTGTTTCCAATTTTTACCTGCTCCAGCAGCAGCACCGAGGGTCAGCATCActtagaaagagagagagcgagaaataCAGGAGGTATAACCGCTTGTCAGTGCAGGATAACAAAAAATCAGCAATGCAGTAATGTACTTACAGAGACCCATTTTCGTCTGGTGACCCGTCGTCTGGGATGACGAGGCATCTGCTTCTGATGTTCTGTGAGGGAGAGCTTTAAGCTCTGTAGGCGGGTCCTTCTCATGAAACGAAACCgaatacacacgcacgcacgcacattactgcatttttacataaaaaaaacaaaatagtttGACTTATGATTTTCTCATGGGGGCCAAAACATGTTAACATGGAAAAACACGTGACAAAAAATGGAGATACACTTTTcgtatatttttttctgatatctgttttgtttgtgcgatatataatatataagaaTTGCTACAGTTACtgattaatatttttgtattattgtaaagttaggtttagggttggggtaggtgtaggcatTAGATAAGTTGTGAAATGAGTAAAGCACACAGCTCTTCAATAAGTTATTAAACCATTTTATCTCCTGTTCTGACATGTGTCATTGGGTGCAGCTGGAATCACTGTCACAGGTCAATACTGCGGTTAACAGTGGTTAGTGTTGTGTATTATCAGATCTGAGCATTactgtttgttaaataaaattatttttttaccatGTCACTGACTGCCTGTTGGTGATCATGCATAGGgacataatttgtttattatcaATAACTTAATTCCTGCAACGACACATTGTAAAAATACTGACAGAGTTTAGAAATTGTGAAagtttttattactcagtatttttaaaagtttaaactGAGCCTGAGGGTGTTACTTACATGGTCTGTTTTTAAACATCCATTACCTAGGCTCTATCGCTGAATGTTGATATGTCTTATATTTTCATTgagcttttgtttttttctggatATCAGTTGTTGATAAAACACATAtgacaaaaaggaaaaaatggcTGTGAACTGAGCAATATTACAGCCAGACACATAGATTAATATAATTCATCATAATGCATCAGTGTCCTGTTGCAACTTGCTTCAGTCAATTATATGtagccaaaaaaaaaaaaaaaataactaaGGTGTGAGACAGAAACACCAGAAAACATACAGATCATGAGTCACAAAAAGGAATTTGCCAATCCATTAAACAGGCATTTCTGCATATTTTCATAGCATTTAGCTATGTCAccattttcaaatgaaaactcAGTACAGTTGTCTCTCATAGGTCATATGCCCACAAGATTTGAACTATAAAACAACAGCACATAAAGGAATGTTAAATTAATGGACATGTGAGAGAAAGACCAGCCTATAAATAAACTCTTAAGCACATgcaaaataatttgttacatttatatagcgcttttctgggtacTCCGAGCTTTAAAGAGGCATCCGTAAACCCATCTGATAGGAATTTGGAATTcgttagattttgttcattcacactACCAGTGATTTTCCAGAatctgtgcgtgcgttcacacacatcctGTGAAGATCCTGTAAAGACACCTGACGTAATATACTGTTatgcatatatacacacatacatacatagtgAAACCAACAGCTGCTAAAACAAAAGGAGCTGCAACAACCGCTCCGACTGTCAATAGGAAAATGGCATATTTGTGTTGTTACTGGATCAGATAAATGTAATGGATATCAATAGGCTATCAAACCGCCTACAGtgcatttaaacacaaacatgagcaatatttattattttctttgatACACCATACAAAAATGTACCTTCAATTTTTAAGTATaacaaattggctttacaagacATTTAAACTTTTTTCAATTTTGACCAGTAGCAAACAAAGGTAAACttgaattaaatgtaaaaacattttaaaattgaaaatggaaagttgaaatgacttgtactTAAAATGTAAGGcagcaaaaaaaatgtgtattaatgACAAAAGGCCGCAAACTGTTATTGTCATGAATTGTGGgggagaacccagatgcaggcagcagttaatgggttaacaaaatatttattaaattgtaaaacaaaaacccacgatgggggaacaaACACTAACAAAGAGACTTctcaaaaagacaaacaaaaacttcaagggggcaaaacgagaactaaaataacaaacaaacaaacaaacaaaactcacaatggggcaaggcaaggcaaggcaaggcaaggcaaggcagatATACACGACAGGGACTCCAAGGAACGAGGACCAATGAACCGACCCGGGACAGAAGAAACAGAGGCTCTAAATAAGGGAACACTAACGAAGGATTattacacagggagggtgacgggcaggtgacagggatcaagtaaggggaagctaacgagggaacgagagggtgGGGCTTAGAGATGAGACACCGGAGAGATGTtgtgacagacaataatatgcttctctccacacataacaagaggttctgccacaagaacaagaaagacatgacaaccATGACAGTTAGCCTTTAACCTATCTTGCACCTGCAGCAACCAACCTAACTGGGtggacaaaaaaatgaaaacaacagttTGTTGGCTAATAAATGCTCATTTAAGATTGTTAACTGTTTTATTTGAGGATACAAGGACAAATCTACAAACGCAACAAAATCCGGATACTCTTGAAATGAACCCTTTGGCGTGCAGAGTTGAGTCTAAAAAGCTCAGAGGGTGAAACTTTTCCAAGAACCAAACTGAAaccaattaaatattaaaaagagcCCAACCAAAAGACAAATATTTAGCAGAGGATTACTTAGGACTGACTTGTCATTGAAAAGACATTCAAAGGCATAGTGAGCAGCTGATTTTGGAATACAGCTTAATAATGTTGTCAATGAAGAAAACGCTTATCAAAAAGTAAGACAATTGTTTCAAAATAATGATACAGCTAAACTGCTTGAGGCTATAAATGTTTGATCCTACAACCAAGATGAATATGGAGGAATTCATAGCAAATTATATAGCAAATTCCTTTTTTCAAACTCATGCTTTGTATGTTAATGTTGTTGGTTGTTCTGTTTCACACACTCCCTTATTTGAGACATACATTATTTCATAGAGGACTccaggcccggttcctgccaggtgcagaagggtgggctagcaggtatcctgggtgggcatataccccaaccagaaaaaaactaagaagccattttaaaaaatgtttttcattttctctgATAACATAAGAATATGTTTTGGTAAAATTGTcgtttatataaataattcgtttatttctgtgaacgtCTGACAACATTTCCCTcaaatttcatataaaatgttgtttttatttgcatttatttgccgaAAAAGAACCGgagaaaacaggtcaaaacaacagaaaagatgatctgcgtttttaaaactgaaacatcgcaaaaaaagttaatatttagtgtaaaacaacacaaaactaatgtttgtatagaaaaagtaaaaaagttgttttatgaaataaataaccctgctttttaaattagtttattatcatgctctcagtctttcatattgctgttgggtgactttcaACAAACATTGCAATATATGACTtcaatacatgcaggatttaaatgatttatgatgttataaatatataaaacagacaTTCATTACATAagactgcaagattaaaacaaaaataattattgttgatGATTGCCCTTTATATAGTAATTGTGtgcgtttgattttattgatgttttacgcATTAATAAAGAGGttaaactggacataaatagaagcctatAAAGAAAGCaggctaagaacattccccatcactgaacgatcactgacttctgtttaattttgcaAAAAACTCccgttttaatgaatgaatctgattacactgcacaGTGAACTTTACGTCATATGCTGTTGTATATGAGGTCCGTGAGCGCGCAGTGCGCCTAAACTAAATTCGTTTGCACAGTGTTTCGCTACCACCTTCAGCatgaattggggtgtttgagatgcatgggagacagatttatttctgaagcgaGTGCTCCATTAGCTGGATCTTTCATTTATTCCTGACGGTCGataggttaaaatctagcctaaatattgcaagcaaataatagcaGTTTGTTAATGTTTCCGCTCGCGTGACGCGTCTGCTTCTCCTTCACAAAATAAGAACCCCTGTTATAATAAAttaatctgattttactgcacaattaattttacatgCTGTTTATAATAAACGTCAGGTGTGCCTAAAATTCCACATTATTTTGCTTCCACCAGCATCTCTGTTACAAACTTAAGCCGCTCTGtgagtgaagagtgacgttgctttcaaCCAATGGAAAATACTGccatttttggtgttattttttattctcattgggtgggcaagacagacgtttaggtgggctcagcccacccctgcccatgtCTGGACCCGGTCCTGGAGGACACTGACTGCAATAAAATTACATATACGGTGTTTATAATTTGCAGTATTTAATGTGTCTGACTATAATTTGTGTTTAGACCAAATATTCCTTctcttttatatttgtttgtttatgtcacGACTATTCAaaagggaagaacccaattgcaggcagcggggatgaaggggttaaacaaaagacttttattaaataaacaaaacaaaaacccacgagggggtgtaaaacAGGAACAGAACGAAGATACAAATcatgaaacaaaagacttcccacgagggggcaaacaagaaaacaagaacagcaaaaaccAAACTAAGGAACTCGACCAAACATCTTAACCAAAACCACGGCAGGATacaacacaaaaactcacatGCCAACGGACAAGGTAAGGAGCAGGACATCTGCAACATACAGGACGCACAAGGTACACGTACatacacaatccacgagcacaggacaaagaaacatgagggcattttaaaggcaagacaaaccagggataatgacacagggcaggtgggaaacattagacacggcagggaagcaatacatgaaacgagaggggcggggccaatgacaagacacgagaaagcacatgagatgtaaaaacaaacaactcatggctttctcacaaaacctaaggactccgtcccgatcctgccacacgactagaaactcagaaacaagagggcaggaccgtgacagtttAAGTAAATCATTGAGGAGGCCGGTGTTAATGTCAAGAAAAAGAAGCAACAACatgaatttgaataaaaagtaATATACACATGAAGTGCAGTATAGTtgaaattataaaaacattgacaaatAATGACTGTATCAATTTGTAAACTGAgcatcaacattttttttaaatattgcaaaaatGAGATTGCAGAGATTAACGGTTACTAACAAACAATATAGGCTACATGATCTCATAGGTCACACCAAGGAATGTTTAATCACAACACAAAAGACAGTCAGCAAGATTATGAAAGTacttatttactgtatattttttggATTCAAATAGTTACACAGTGCTGTTGCAAGCCATACTTGCAGCTGCACCCAAGGCGGCCCCCACAGCACCCACTGCGGCTTGACCTGCGACAGAAATTCCTGCTGCACCTAATAgtcaattgaaaaaaaaaaacacgagtTGAAATAGTTTGATAGCTCTGTGAAAATTGTATAGCATCTGTGTTATTTACTTCTTGTATGCACAAATTAACCAGATTGTAATTTAATGTTAAAGTGTTCCAAGCTGATTTTTGACTCACCTGCGGATTGAAGAACTGCTACCACAGATCCAGCTACGACCCCTCCTCCGTTAGCCACAGCTGCAGCTGACATCATGGAGGAGGCAATCGAACCGGCAGCAATTCCTCCAGCAGTAAACCCAGCAGCCGCTAGAACTGCAGGAGCTGCAACAACTGCTGCGGCTGTGGATGGATTGGAAAAATTATTTACTTAACTGATTTAGATGGAAAATGCATAATGCATATTCTTTACTTtcaaagtgacaaaaaataattgCTTTTAGAAATGTTACCTGCTCCTACACCTGTCACGACCATCGTAACTAAGAAGATGAATGGGGAAGAACATTGTTTGTCAATAGCTAAAAACGCACATTTAAGATTCTATACAGTTACGTTAGAAAGTAGGCCTACTTACAAGGATCCATCTGTCCAAAGTGAATCCGAGAGAAGCAGGATGCTCTTTAACCGATGCTTTTCTAAGAGCTGAGCTTTAAAAGCTATGGGTGGACCTTTATTAAGAAacgaaactgaaattcaaaataAAGAGAGCCATACCCAAAAGACAAACGTTTAAaggatgtttatttaaaagagCTTAAGCTATGCTTATGCTACATAATGTCAAAACATTTCACCACAATGTCAAGTTGAACATGTACAGCAAGCAAATATTTTAATGACGTTCAAGTTAGTGCCTCGCGTGGGGATAATCTACACATCGATTCCGGGCTCCGTTTTGCTTAACGAAAATAGCTGTGCAAGTACGTCGGAATCCATGACGTGTACATGAAAAACAGGTTTTCTTGTTGCTTTCCATTTATGCAGGGCGTAGGCTAGAGagtaggcttgttcgacttgatacGGCGccaaacattttatggtttttcgaatggctctcgcggtactttgatgtcatccgcctgtcgaatcttgcggcgccgcatcaagtcgaacaagcctaatgtgaagctacgtcacgccgtgttgaatgttgcgccaacttgggaggatcgctgctagtgcgttcaatgccgtgttttgtttttcttgtttgattaggaaatagaactatggtaggtcggtcttgctgtgttaaaaactgcaatagcattagaGTCGTTCAGGAGAAGcccctggttctttcactttcgatttctccatatatcaaacaaaacaagtaacggtacatatcaaaacaataataacagtggagtatgatcctcccaagatggcggcgccactgcaacatagggcgtgacgtcagctaaATGACTCTTTAATTTAGGTAAAAAAAGGTAAAGAAGGCCTTCTTGTAACCAACTCATGTAGCAGCTAATAATATTTCttgctttttatatttgtaacaTATTGTCACACACATTGGCAACCACAATCACACATAAGACACACACTTGAATTCATGACCAtttttattgttcatatttTTGGCTCCATATTTATCAAGTGGCTTTAAAGTGGCATAAGCTCTTTGGATTCCAAATTCTTCAGTACATTCTGCAATTCCATGTCATCTCCATCATCATCAGAATCTGATGGATCCTGGGGACCAGAGGATTTGGTGGAAGAGAACAAATCCGCAGCTCCACCTAACACAGCACCTGCTGCTCCGCCCACAGACGCCACGGCTGCTGTCACACCTGCAGTCAGCCCTGCTGCACCTGGTCATCAAGAGAAGAACATtagcaaaaaacaaaagcaGTCACCAGTACAAGTAGTGTAAAGCAAACAGTCAGCTACGCAACAGATCAATCAACTTCACTCTAATGCCCAAGTGTTTTCTGAAAAGCTGCACTGTGAAACATAGATAATATCGAATTAAACATATGATCTGTCTGTTACATATACAGTTAAACTAGTAAAGAGCTAGTGACAACCTGCAGACTGGAGGATTGCCACCAAACTTCCAGCAGCAACGGCGCCTCCGTTAGAGATGGCCACAGAAGACATCATACTGGCCGCCAGTGAACCAGCAGCTATACCAGCAGAAGTGAAACCAGCTGCAGTAAGCGCCACTGGGGCCAACACAACTGCACCCACTAATGCACATAAACagcaataatatattatataatatactatatatacagtgtacatatatatatatatatatatatatatagtgtgtacaatgtatgtttttatttgagacatatgcaaataaacaaagcaactTTACCTGCACCAGCTGTGAGTCCAATAATGGTAAACAGTCCTTAATAAAAAGTGCAACAATTAGACAATATACATATCCAATCACAGTGGtactcaaacttttcagatcaagtaccaccttttATAAAATAGTTGTTCCAAGAACCACCTGACCGCCATAGAAAAATCACACGaataaacactcaaattaaTAGTAGAAAAATCACACGaataaacactcaaattaaTAGTAGAGCTGTGTACCTTTATCTTTACACCTCATCCTCCaatgtataattaataatacaaacacttttttgaaactaaagaacatgtttcgtcatgtttttcaagttagtcagcggtaatagtggacacaaaacacttttctgtagacttatgggggatttattaactttgtggggacttgcagaaagactacaaacttatattaaagacaaacaatgtggaaagaatatttagcacagaagataaataaatatacgtatacttaaacatcaagagaacagctgtaGCCTATATAACAAAAAGAGactaaaggctaaaatacacttcaAGACTTtagctcagattttgcccagatttccTGGACTGgagttgcagaaagtctgtgccagtctgcagatttgatcagttaatgtgtttctatctgaaactttcaaaaaatctgcaagtgtatgatgtctagtttttaaaaaatctgttcagattttaaaagacttgtagtgtattccagccattacacTTAACTGCAGCGGCTTTTGTCAAAACGGCGCGTCAAAACTAAATCGCAacgcgcttcattgatttaacttCGAGTAGATGCAGACGTGCGTTGAATTAGCACCTTACCgcaataacaacagctttaaacagccccctacagaaaagacacacgaaattcacatgtgcaaaaaacacatgtgatcacatgtgaaatgtgtgtttttggaacattttggtgtgaattccatgtgaattcccacgtgaaacccatgggataacatgtaaaaacccatgggataacatatgcgacatgtctccacatgtgatcacatgttcttcacgtcaccacatgttgcacatgtgggaattcacatggaattcacaccaaaatgttccaaaaacacacatttcacatgtgatcacatgtgtttttttacacatgttaaacacatgttgtatacatgtgatcacatgcgaaaaacatgtaaaaaacatgtgaaattcatgtgtcttttctgtaaggggcggttcaagtgcagaaataACATAAGAAATTTAATTTGCACGCAGCTCGTAGGAAGAGAGAAAGGGACTCACAAGCGCctgtctgctcccgctctgtgtttACATCGaccatttataaataaatcataactcatacaactattttaaaattgcacataggctgagatgtatccgtatttatcaatcatgtattaaacatttgaaattgtatttaaaacacgagATGTAAATTAATAGAGTTTTCTGTCGTGTCAATACCACTGGGGCGTCTCTTCAAGTAAgctaccacagtttgagaaccactgtcctATCATATTTGTTTAATTTGCACGTTACCTTAAAACAGCAGAGTTTTCACTACTTACCGCGTGCCATCACTTCAACGGACTAAGAAAAACGATGTTTTAAGTTTCGACTGCTAATACAATACTATTTCCAACAGTCTATGCTGGTACGACCAAACGAGTTTCACTTCCAGGCGTAACAGCGTACAATTGATGATGATGAGTGTGACTCCTGGTTATTTAAACTGCTTCATTTCAGTGAACCGAGTCTTAATAGTCTTGAGTCAATGGGCACCCTGTAAACAACTTAGTCTGTGCATATGTGTTTCGAAAGTGTCCAACATTGAGTCAACAATAGAGTAATATGAGTAATAATGCCTGCTTCTGCATTTTTTGTCTTTGAATTAAGTCATTAGGGCTGAACAAGGACCGAAGTGGTCTTAGAACCGGTTCATTAAAATGAATCACTCGAATGAATCGGTTTGGAGTTGCTTTAACCAGCTCCAAACAAAACTGAAACCGTTTCCTGGAAATCACGTTCCTAACCCCTATACCAATCCTAAAGACGTTTAGGTGAGACAACAAACTcctttaaaaactttatttgttgAAAGGagtttgtagtaaaactacagTTTTGACAAGTTTATTACTGTCCCTATCATATcgcttggataaaagcgtctgctaaatgactaaatgtaaatagccCTCAATATTATAGCGATTGTTTAGAGTTGTTTCTTAagactaaaatacactacaagacttttgctcagatttcgCCGAGATTTTCTGccggacttgttgcagaaattctgtgccagtctgcagatttgatcagttagtgtgcgtctatctgaaactttcaaaaagtctgcaagtgtatgatgtctagtttaaaaaaaatctgttcgtattttaaaagtcttgtagtgtattccagccatcaGGAGAACTGAAAGAGTTCTATGTAAAAAATGGTAGGtcaaaaatattgtgaatattaGTATGatgtttcacttttttttgtcaGGTTACATATCAGTAAACATAATTTAGTACAACTCAATATACAAATCCTTTATCTTGGATAAAAAATGTTAAGGcatacttttaattttttttaaattacactACAGACACATTTCAAATgcatgtccacacacacaacacaagttGATGCCGAATGTCAAGAAAGCTGACAAGCTGACTAATGTTATTTGTTTCAATACTCAAATTGATGCTTCCTCATTTCCTTGCTCCTTATACCTGGAAACCGATCGAGCTCAGTCATCTTAAAGGCCTTCTCAATGCTCCAATAGCACCGTGAGGAATGAAGAAGTTTCCTGAGAAGTCATGAGTGAGGATACACACAGGTGTATAGCCTATCCTTGCATTGCATCCTGAAGGGGTTGGAGCTGAGAGGCAAGGAAATGAAGCAAGGAAAAGAAACGATATGCACAAACAGGAACCGAGAAGCACCTCTGGATCTCCAGTATGTTCCTCATGATTTCATTTTCTCATCCTCCTCAACAACTTCACAGCTCCACCCAAAACCGCACATGTAGCCCCGCCAACAGATGCCACGCCTGCTGTAGCATATGCAGACAGCCCAGCAGCACCTAATCAGGGAGAACATGGTCATAGTCATATGAGTCATGAGTCAGAATACAGAATTTACAGTTTAACCTACACACCTAAATTGAGCATAAAATTGATTTTACAAGTCACTCAATTCAACGTAATCTGTTAATATTTACAGGGTTGAATCATCTACATGTACAAAACAAGCAGTATTGTTTCAAAAGTTGCTGTATTGATTGCTTAAATGGATTAATATACactttatgttttttataaatagtTATACCTGCTGACTGGAGGATAGCGATTAAACTTCCTGCTGCAACACTGCCCCCATTAGCTATGGCCGCTGATGACATCATACCGGCCGCCAAAGAACCTGAAGTGATACCGGCGGCGGCGAATCCAGCTGCGCCGATCGCGAGTGGAGCCAACACAGCCGAGCCGACTGAAACACAAATACATAATAGCGCTGAGCACtgagcattttttttttgtataagatgttttcataaaattaGAACACTTACCAGCCCCGGCTGCCGTTAGTTTAATAATATTGTAgaattctgaaaatgaaaataagaacGATATTAAAAGTAACAAAACACGAGAGATATTTATTGTACTGCGTGACAGAGACTGGAGCTGTTACCTTTCGACATGATTTTGAATTGTTAGACTAGTTAAATTAGTCAAGTCTTCTTCTCGTTTGTAGAGCAGTAGCCTTCACCACACCCCAAGATATGCAACAACAACGCCATAAAGTATAGGTGCGTTCCATTTAGCCGTACGTGGTCTACGAAGTGGACTTCACAGGGTGTTCCGCCATCTTAAGTGAGATTCCAATCCGAAGGGAGCGAACATGTTCAGTTCGAAGGGAACTGCGAACGGCGTAGGGAATAAGGGAACATCGATGCATCACTTGCCGGAAGTGGAAAGGGAAATTCACCCAAATCGCGTCACGAGTCAGAAAAACAACGGACGAGTTTACGTATGCCTTTTGTACATTgtgaaagtttatttaattattgttaattatattaaattgtgGATGGCTTCGCGTAAATATgctattttactttttgtagcaTTGTTTTTATATAGGCTACACTCGAGATGATGAatgtatttactttttatttatattttattgtgcaaTTAAAAAGTAGTTTTCATATGCGTGTAAGGATTCATCCATTTGGCTAGTATTAAACAAACTA comes from the Triplophysa rosa linkage group LG9, Trosa_1v2, whole genome shotgun sequence genome and includes:
- the LOC130558779 gene encoding interferon alpha-inducible protein 27-like protein 2, with amino-acid sequence MSKEFYNIIKLTAAGAVGSAVLAPLAIGAAGFAAAGITSGSLAAGMMSSAAIANGGSVAAGSLIAILQSAGAAGLSAYATAGVASVGGATCAVLGGAVKLLRRMRK
- the LOC130559174 gene encoding interferon alpha-inducible protein 27-like protein 2A, translated to MGLLMLTLGAAAGAATTVVAAPVVLAAVGFTAGGIAAGSIASSMMSAAAVANGGGVIAGSVVALLQSAGAAGIPLAAQAVIGAVGSGAGGAVAAAILI
- the LOC130558778 gene encoding interferon alpha-inducible protein 27-like protein 2A, with the protein product MARGLFTIIGLTAGAVGAVVLAPVALTAAGFTSAGIAAGSLAASMMSSVAISNGGAVAAGSLVAILQSAGAAGLTAGVTAAVASVGGAAGAVLGGAADLFSSTKSSGPQDPSDSDDDGDDMELQNVLKNLESKELMPL